The sequence CTTCTGGGTCCCAAGGTCGTTAATTCCGCCGCCAAGCTGGAGCCCTTCGAGTGCGGATCCCGCCCCTTGCAGCAGCGCAATGTACGCCCGCTGTCGATCAAGTATTATCCCGTCGCCATTTTGTTCCTGCTTTTCGACCTGGAAACCGTCCTGCTGTTCATCTGGGCGGTTTCTGCCGGCAACCGGGAGATGGCCACGCTTTCCTTCTGCTCATTCCTTTTCTTCATGGGTCTGCTGGCGCTGACTTTCATCTACATCTGGAAGGAGGGCGGGCTGGAATGGCGATGATGGATTTTCTCACCACCCGCAAGGACGATCTGGTCGGCTGGGTGCGCAAGTTCAGCCTCTTCCCGTATCCCTTCGTGACCGCCTGCTGCGGCATGGAATTCATGTCGGTCAGCTCCACTCTGTATGATACCGACCGTTTCGGCGCCGCGCTCCCCCGCTTCACGCCCCGTCAGTCCGACCTGCTCATGGTGGTGGGAACCATCACCCACAAAGAAGCCCCGGTCATCAAGAAGGTCTACGACCAGATGTGCGAGCCCAAGTGGGTGATGGCCTTCGGAGCCTGCGCCACCAGCGGCGGCTTCTACCGCAACTACGCCGTTCTGCAGGGGGTCGACCGGGTGATTCCGGTGGACATCTATATTCCCGGCTGCCCGCCGCGCCCGGAGATGGTGATCGATGCCATCATGAAGCTGCAGGACAGGATTGCCGGCGAGCACCATCCCATCCTGCCCTTCGAGAAGCCGAACCCGGGAAAGGAATAATAACGCCATGATTTACGAAGCCATAACACGCGACCTGAAGGGTCTTTACGAGCGCTCCTGGGAGAGTTTCGGAATGCTGGTGCTGGAGCTGCCGGCGGAGAACCTCCTCGCCCTGGTCCGCCGGCTGAAAGACGATTGCGGATTCGACCAGCTGCTTGACATTACGGCAGTCGACTATCCCGGCCGCCAGCCGAGATTCGATGTGGTCTATCACTTTTATGGCTCCAGGCACCGGCAGCGGCTGCGCTTGAAGGCGCCGGTCGGCGAGGCGCAGCCGCGGGTGCCGACCCTCACCCACTGGTACGGCTCGGCCCGCTTCATAGAGCGCGAAGTTCACGAGATGTACGGCATCCAGTTTGCCGGCAACGAAGACCTGCGGCCGATCCTGCTCTACGAGGGTTTCGAAGGGCACCCCTTGCGAAAAGATTATCCCATCCACCAGGAGCAGCCCCTTGTCGCCTACCGCAAACAAGGTGAAAGAAGTGGTATATAAATCCCCGGTTCGGTCTCACCTTGAAGAAACCGCCGATCCGAACAATGTGGTGGTCAACCTCGGCCCCTCGCATCCGGCCACCCACGGCACCATCCAGATCATTGCCGAGCTCGATGGCGAAATGGTCCGGAAGGCCGACGTGCATTGCGGCTACCTGCACCGGGGCTTCGAGAAGGAAGCCGAGCATCACACCTT is a genomic window of Desulfuromonadales bacterium containing:
- a CDS encoding NADH-quinone oxidoreductase subunit A; this translates as MSPYLVFFLFLLATLGLVGLIVALNALLGPKVVNSAAKLEPFECGSRPLQQRNVRPLSIKYYPVAILFLLFDLETVLLFIWAVSAGNREMATLSFCSFLFFMGLLALTFIYIWKEGGLEWR
- the nuoB gene encoding NADH-quinone oxidoreductase subunit NuoB, with product MAMMDFLTTRKDDLVGWVRKFSLFPYPFVTACCGMEFMSVSSTLYDTDRFGAALPRFTPRQSDLLMVVGTITHKEAPVIKKVYDQMCEPKWVMAFGACATSGGFYRNYAVLQGVDRVIPVDIYIPGCPPRPEMVIDAIMKLQDRIAGEHHPILPFEKPNPGKE
- a CDS encoding NADH-quinone oxidoreductase subunit C, which codes for MIYEAITRDLKGLYERSWESFGMLVLELPAENLLALVRRLKDDCGFDQLLDITAVDYPGRQPRFDVVYHFYGSRHRQRLRLKAPVGEAQPRVPTLTHWYGSARFIEREVHEMYGIQFAGNEDLRPILLYEGFEGHPLRKDYPIHQEQPLVAYRKQGERSGI